Proteins encoded together in one candidate division WOR-3 bacterium window:
- a CDS encoding NAD(P)-dependent alcohol dehydrogenase → MKAIVYEKYGPPEVLHLEDIEKPTPKDNEVLVKVRAASVNDWDWGLLRGKPFMNRLFFGLLKPKIKILGSDIAGRVEAVGRNVRQFQPGDEVFGDLSGCGFGGFAEYVCARENALVLKPTSMTFEEVAAVPQAAVLALQGLRDKGQIQPGQKILINGAGGGAGTFAVQIAKSFGAEVTGVDSTRKLDMMRSIGADYVIDYTQEDFTKSGQRYDWILDFAAHHSVFDYNRALSPMGIYVMVGGSTARIFQVMFLGPLISMTTTKKMGILMHKSNKDLAFMKELFAAGKVKPVIDKRYPLSEVAEALRYFGKGHARGKVVITVEHHNNKI, encoded by the coding sequence ATGAAAGCTATTGTCTATGAAAAATATGGCCCACCTGAGGTTCTTCATCTGGAGGATATAGAAAAGCCTACTCCCAAGGATAACGAAGTACTGGTCAAAGTTCGTGCAGCGTCTGTAAATGACTGGGACTGGGGTCTTCTGAGAGGTAAGCCGTTCATGAACCGCCTGTTTTTTGGGCTTCTAAAACCAAAAATCAAGATACTCGGATCTGACATAGCCGGACGGGTTGAAGCGGTTGGCAGAAACGTAAGGCAGTTTCAGCCAGGTGATGAGGTATTCGGGGACTTATCCGGGTGTGGCTTTGGCGGTTTTGCCGAATATGTATGTGCTCGTGAAAATGCATTGGTGTTGAAACCGACCAGTATGACATTCGAGGAAGTAGCGGCCGTACCTCAAGCGGCAGTCCTTGCCCTGCAGGGTCTTCGCGATAAAGGACAGATCCAGCCAGGACAAAAAATTTTGATTAATGGTGCGGGTGGTGGTGCAGGTACATTTGCGGTCCAGATTGCCAAATCATTCGGGGCTGAAGTGACTGGTGTGGACAGCACGAGGAAATTGGACATGATGCGCTCGATCGGTGCAGATTACGTCATTGATTACACTCAGGAAGATTTCACCAAGAGTGGGCAGCGTTATGACTGGATTCTTGATTTTGCGGCACATCATTCGGTGTTCGATTACAATCGCGCATTAAGTCCCATGGGAATTTATGTCATGGTCGGAGGTTCCACGGCTCGCATTTTCCAAGTCATGTTTCTGGGACCATTGATTTCAATGACCACGACTAAGAAAATGGGTATCCTGATGCATAAATCAAACAAGGATTTGGCTTTTATGAAAGAGCTTTTTGCGGCCGGCAAAGTAAAACCTGTTATAGACAAACGTTACCCGTTGAGCGAGGTTGCTGAAGCTCTTCGGTATTTTGGAAAAGGACATGCCCGAGGAAAAGTAGTAATAACTGTGGAGCATCATAATAATAAAATCTGA
- a CDS encoding DUF2703 domain-containing protein, with the protein MKTLTIRWQRLVDKNGQTCERCGLTEKEVQKAFGDLEKSLTPLSIKVALEEKALDSATCAKDISESNRIWIGDRPLEEWLGAVVGESNCEFCCEELGPEVECRTVIVEGKTYETIPASLIVKAGLLAASQLLSVESNKPCCGEKPSSGCCPTTDTDSDQP; encoded by the coding sequence ATGAAAACACTTACAATTCGCTGGCAGCGGCTTGTTGATAAAAACGGGCAGACCTGTGAGCGGTGCGGCTTAACAGAAAAAGAGGTTCAGAAGGCATTTGGAGATCTCGAGAAATCACTCACCCCACTCAGCATAAAAGTCGCTTTAGAAGAGAAAGCACTGGATTCAGCGACTTGCGCCAAAGATATTTCCGAGTCAAACCGCATATGGATTGGTGACCGGCCTTTAGAAGAATGGCTGGGCGCAGTGGTCGGCGAAAGTAATTGTGAATTTTGCTGTGAAGAGCTTGGTCCTGAAGTAGAGTGCAGGACGGTCATAGTTGAAGGCAAGACGTATGAGACAATTCCGGCAAGCCTGATAGTAAAGGCCGGGCTTCTTGCAGCCTCGCAACTACTCAGTGTGGAATCAAACAAGCCATGCTGTGGTGAGAAGCCCTCCAGCGGCTGTTGTCCGACAACTGACACTGATTCAGATCAACCTTAA
- a CDS encoding T9SS type A sorting domain-containing protein, with the protein MQAVLAVTLVCFSIWDADTHDVNNWILEVTNYGRLGGIGSYWLPESIPFYGAGVWFGTISPQSETLVTLGYGPHDGEAEFGPGLGHQNPLDPQVRVYMHPGDWPPNLDIFPMAPQIPLTVQESWSCYNDLDSNLHIAGDGRPIGIEIYQTTFADTFVSVDDVIFLKYEIKNCTTHTIENAIFAVMWDADCLEPAGFFNGLILHKWFYPSPQDSFLVENLGYFYGTTSIYSNDTVAAGVLFIKTPSNVGCTAHKLFTLNLEPNLDYERYLSMAGYNFRTGVYEPYDSLPYGPDDHRTLMSCGPFSIPPGGIEEIVIALIAAPYSSADTLMLAIQARDAKNLYCDSLMAIHEDEEQSSKHVGVLVLWVSPNPFSKLTTVSFGIEHSGERSALEGRESLSYGRDMGLKIYDACGRLVKSFFVPSSAIGYQSSVVWNGVDDACRRVPSGVYFIKLEAGDYSATKKVLLIR; encoded by the coding sequence ATGCAGGCAGTATTGGCAGTTACACTTGTGTGCTTCAGTATTTGGGACGCGGATACGCATGACGTAAACAATTGGATACTTGAAGTTACCAATTACGGAAGGCTTGGCGGCATTGGTAGTTACTGGCTGCCTGAGAGCATACCATTTTATGGTGCTGGTGTGTGGTTCGGTACGATATCGCCGCAATCAGAGACATTGGTAACCCTTGGTTATGGCCCGCATGATGGCGAAGCAGAGTTTGGCCCAGGTTTGGGGCATCAGAACCCGCTTGACCCGCAAGTAAGGGTATACATGCATCCAGGTGACTGGCCACCAAATCTCGATATCTTTCCTATGGCTCCCCAGATACCGCTGACTGTTCAAGAATCCTGGTCCTGCTATAATGATCTGGATTCGAATCTGCACATAGCGGGTGATGGCAGACCAATAGGCATCGAAATATATCAAACGACATTCGCTGATACATTTGTCTCTGTTGATGACGTAATATTTCTCAAGTATGAGATCAAGAATTGCACTACACACACAATAGAAAATGCGATTTTTGCAGTTATGTGGGATGCTGATTGTCTGGAGCCCGCCGGATTTTTTAATGGACTCATTCTGCATAAATGGTTTTACCCAAGTCCGCAAGATAGTTTTCTCGTCGAAAATCTAGGCTATTTCTACGGTACAACGTCTATTTACAGCAATGATACTGTCGCAGCGGGTGTGTTATTCATCAAAACCCCCAGCAATGTAGGTTGCACAGCTCACAAGCTTTTTACGCTTAATCTTGAACCTAATCTTGACTATGAGAGGTATCTTTCTATGGCCGGTTACAATTTCAGAACCGGCGTCTATGAGCCGTATGACTCACTTCCCTATGGACCTGATGACCACCGTACGTTGATGTCATGCGGTCCATTTAGCATTCCACCCGGCGGCATAGAAGAAATCGTGATTGCATTGATTGCTGCTCCCTACAGTAGTGCCGACACATTAATGCTGGCAATTCAGGCACGTGATGCAAAAAACTTATATTGCGACTCACTGATGGCAATACATGAAGACGAAGAACAATCGAGTAAGCATGTTGGAGTGCTAGTATTGTGGGTTAGTCCGAATCCGTTCTCGAAGCTGACAACGGTCAGCTTTGGCATAGAGCATAGCGGAGAGCGTTCCGCCCTGGAAGGGCGAGAATCCTTGTCCTATGGACGGGACATGGGGCTCAAAATCTATGATGCCTGTGGACGGCTGGTGAAGTCGTTTTTTGTACCGTCATCTGCTATCGGTTATCAGTCGTCGGTTGTCTGGAACGGCGTTGATGATGCGTGCAGGAGGGTACCCAGCGGTGTGTATTTTATAAAACTTGAGGCAGGAGACTATAGTGCCACAAAGAAGGTGCTGTTGATACGATAG
- a CDS encoding T9SS type A sorting domain-containing protein, translating into MLDKVCYRSIGRGVSIALLLVCLQGGLLFGQWQADYRLTMDNDSSFTADPNARCIAAYDDDVHVVWYDNRDGNYEIYHKYSEDGGVMWSADMRLTDDAAGSYWPGIAVSGTDVHVVWEDERGGDVDVYYKGSTDGGNTWSNDTLVTSVAGPQGMPSVAVVGGYVHVVWVDFSLMGNTEVYYCRSTDNGNSWQAPVQVSNAAGFSEHPSIAAYESYVHVAWHDSRHGFTNNEIYYRRSTDDGITWGVETRLTENDNFSNAPGVAVATNNVHVAWEENRDGNFEMYYKSSTDNGQTWGTDARLTNDGADSYYPSLAASGQNVHLVWQDMRDANEEIYYKVSNDCGASWDPDIRLTDDTSISQNASVCVSGAKVHVAWADERPGNWEIYYKRNPTGNTGIVELTNGTAHSLQLNAAPNPFTHFADIRYQITDNIKNAGLKIYDAAGKLLKSFSLPSSVIGCQSSVKWDGTDYANRQLAGGVYFVKLEAGDFSATEKVLLIR; encoded by the coding sequence ATGCTGGACAAAGTATGTTATAGAAGTATCGGCAGAGGTGTGTCGATCGCGCTCTTGCTCGTCTGCTTGCAGGGAGGTTTGCTCTTCGGCCAGTGGCAAGCGGATTACCGGCTGACAATGGATAATGATTCATCATTCACGGCTGACCCCAATGCCCGTTGTATCGCTGCTTATGATGACGATGTGCACGTCGTGTGGTATGACAATCGGGATGGAAATTACGAGATTTACCATAAGTATTCTGAGGATGGCGGCGTAATGTGGAGCGCAGACATGAGATTGACGGATGATGCTGCAGGTTCATACTGGCCCGGGATCGCGGTTAGCGGTACAGATGTGCATGTCGTGTGGGAGGATGAGCGCGGCGGTGACGTCGATGTATACTATAAGGGTTCTACTGATGGTGGTAATACATGGAGTAACGATACGCTCGTTACTTCGGTTGCAGGACCCCAGGGTATGCCTTCGGTCGCGGTTGTTGGCGGATATGTCCATGTCGTGTGGGTAGATTTCAGCTTGATGGGTAATACCGAGGTCTATTACTGCCGGTCAACGGACAATGGAAATTCCTGGCAAGCACCGGTTCAAGTATCGAACGCGGCGGGCTTTTCTGAACACCCTTCAATAGCTGCGTACGAATCATACGTGCACGTGGCGTGGCATGACTCACGTCACGGATTCACGAATAACGAGATCTACTACAGGCGTTCAACCGATGACGGTATTACATGGGGTGTTGAAACGAGATTGACCGAGAACGATAATTTCTCGAATGCACCAGGTGTCGCCGTTGCCACAAATAATGTCCATGTTGCCTGGGAAGAGAACCGCGACGGGAATTTCGAAATGTACTACAAATCTTCGACCGATAACGGTCAGACCTGGGGCACAGACGCGAGACTCACCAATGACGGTGCCGATTCGTATTATCCATCGTTAGCGGCTTCTGGTCAAAATGTCCACCTGGTCTGGCAGGATATGCGTGATGCCAATGAAGAAATATACTACAAAGTATCAAACGATTGTGGTGCGAGCTGGGATCCGGATATCAGGCTTACGGACGATACGAGTATCTCTCAGAATGCATCAGTCTGTGTCTCGGGCGCAAAGGTGCACGTGGCCTGGGCCGACGAACGTCCCGGCAACTGGGAGATCTATTACAAACGTAACCCCACCGGTAATACTGGAATTGTTGAGTTGACTAATGGCACCGCACACTCTCTGCAATTAAATGCCGCACCTAATCCTTTCACTCACTTTGCCGATATCAGATATCAGATAACGGATAACATCAAGAATGCAGGACTGAAGATCTATGATGCAGCGGGAAAGCTCTTGAAATCATTTTCTTTGCCGTCATCGGTCATCGGTTGTCAGTCATCAGTGAAATGGGATGGTACTGATTATGCTAATCGCCAATTAGCTGGCGGCGTGTATTTCGTGAAGTTGGAGGCCGGTGATTTCAGTGCCACGGAAAAAGTACTGCTCATAAGATAA
- a CDS encoding NAD(P)-dependent alcohol dehydrogenase has protein sequence MKAIVCTKYGPPDVLQLKEVEKPSPKDKEVLIRVHATTVTSGDVWIRSSTFSPWFFVPGRIMYGIRKPRKTIPGNELAGEIESVGKDVRLFKKGDQVFGIFWGTSFGGAYAEYKCLPEDAVAIKPANMTYEEAAAVPIGGLTALHLLRKGNIQSGQQVLIFGASGSVGTFAVQLAKYFGAEVTGVCSTTNIEMVKSLGADKVIDYTKEDFTKSGKTYDIIFDAVRKTSFSGCKGSLKQKGIYITVDWPLMTALWTSIASSKKVVFGIAKRIEDLTFLRELIEAGKIRSVIDRHYQLEQAAEAHRYVEKGHKKGNVVIAVEHDSKTKGKE, from the coding sequence ATGAAAGCGATCGTTTGCACAAAATACGGACCCCCTGATGTACTTCAGCTTAAAGAAGTAGAAAAGCCGAGTCCGAAGGACAAAGAAGTGCTGATAAGAGTTCATGCAACCACGGTGACATCAGGGGATGTGTGGATTCGAAGCTCAACATTCTCTCCTTGGTTCTTTGTCCCCGGGCGAATCATGTATGGTATCAGGAAACCAAGAAAAACCATACCAGGGAATGAGCTGGCCGGGGAAATCGAATCAGTGGGCAAAGATGTGAGGTTATTCAAGAAAGGTGACCAAGTTTTTGGAATATTCTGGGGGACCAGTTTTGGCGGTGCTTATGCTGAGTACAAATGTCTGCCTGAAGACGCGGTGGCGATAAAACCTGCCAATATGACTTACGAAGAAGCCGCTGCCGTTCCCATTGGCGGACTGACAGCATTGCATCTTCTGAGAAAAGGCAATATCCAGAGTGGACAGCAAGTTCTTATCTTTGGTGCTTCTGGAAGTGTAGGTACATTTGCGGTACAGCTTGCCAAGTATTTTGGGGCAGAGGTGACCGGGGTATGCAGTACCACGAATATCGAAATGGTGAAATCACTTGGTGCCGACAAGGTTATTGATTATACCAAGGAGGATTTTACCAAGAGCGGTAAGACCTATGATATCATTTTCGACGCGGTAAGAAAGACTTCTTTTTCGGGCTGCAAAGGCTCGCTAAAGCAGAAAGGGATCTATATTACAGTTGACTGGCCTCTTATGACAGCGCTTTGGACCTCAATAGCAAGTAGCAAGAAAGTAGTATTTGGAATAGCAAAAAGAATTGAAGATCTCACATTCCTCAGAGAGCTCATTGAGGCGGGAAAGATAAGATCGGTCATTGACAGACACTATCAGTTGGAGCAGGCTGCTGAGGCTCACAGGTATGTTGAAAAAGGACACAAGAAAGGAAATGTAGTCATCGCTGTGGAGCATGATAGCAAAACAAAAGGGAAAGAATGA
- a CDS encoding TonB-dependent receptor, producing MGRVFYSYGIMTVILSLALMVSGSLAVAQTLPGGMIAGQVVDAQLGSPLEYANVVLYGSDGKEQITGATTNNDGLFRLTGVRPGTYRLEVSFMGYYPTTIDTVRVVSSDEGVGLGMIELERAVLMMEGVDVTSDKPAVEFKIDKKVINVSKHYTATSGTAVDVLENVPSVTVDVEGNVTLRGSTNFTLLIDGRPTVLEPDDALQQIPANAIENIEIITNPSAKYDPSGIAGIINIVMKKQKSQGTNGIANANIGLDDKYGADFLLNHRMEKFNLYFGANYNDGAYPGSVTLENRTTVGDTTSYINSSGDMRWHRQFYGLRGGIDIYLSPGDVLNLAGRYGGRDSENTAERDYDEWTVPGDTHNLYTSEAGSKRGGNYYSLNTDYTHTFGVKEHSLNGHVMLSRRSGDEESSTELFDENGIITYGVITREKGPSNRLRANLDYAFPFLQTNLLEAGYQASIDGTTDSTEMFEYDTITGEYEFRPQFSHTIEYDDRIHSLYGLYRGEWGDFGYQAGLRGEYTYRLIELLGEDESFTIDRWDYFPTAHLSYQFPGEHEVMASYTRRIDRPRGWDLEPFETWMDAYNVRVGNPALKPEYINSYELGYQKHFGRNFLSLEGYYRETENKIERVRSVYDENVILHSVENVGTDYSFGAEAMLDWDLFKWLNLSLTGDIYDYRIEGTLYGEDFSRGSFNWNTRINTIFRITGSTRLQLNTIYYSPSVSSQGRREGFFATNAAIRQDLWNKKLSATLQLRNIFSSARHKFTSEGSDFYSYTEFSRKSPMVMFTLTFNFNRYRPERDRGEEQEDFEEEEIF from the coding sequence ATGGGCAGGGTATTTTATAGTTATGGGATAATGACAGTGATTTTGTCACTCGCACTAATGGTGAGTGGCTCTTTGGCGGTTGCACAGACTCTTCCTGGCGGCATGATCGCTGGCCAGGTGGTCGACGCACAACTCGGCTCGCCGCTCGAATATGCGAACGTTGTCTTGTATGGCAGCGACGGCAAGGAACAGATCACGGGCGCTACGACAAACAATGATGGGTTATTCCGTCTGACGGGCGTGAGACCCGGGACCTATAGATTAGAAGTTTCTTTCATGGGGTACTATCCGACGACCATCGATACCGTCAGGGTAGTGTCGTCGGATGAGGGCGTAGGATTGGGTATGATCGAGTTGGAGAGAGCCGTTCTGATGATGGAAGGCGTTGATGTGACGAGCGACAAACCGGCCGTCGAATTCAAGATCGACAAGAAGGTGATCAACGTGAGCAAGCACTACACGGCGACGTCGGGTACGGCAGTCGATGTTCTGGAAAATGTTCCGTCGGTGACGGTCGACGTTGAGGGTAATGTGACTCTCCGCGGCAGCACAAATTTCACCCTGTTGATTGATGGCAGGCCGACCGTGCTCGAACCCGATGATGCTCTGCAGCAAATACCGGCGAATGCGATCGAGAATATTGAGATAATAACAAACCCCTCGGCGAAGTATGACCCCAGCGGTATTGCCGGTATCATAAATATCGTAATGAAGAAACAAAAATCACAGGGGACAAATGGTATCGCGAATGCTAACATCGGACTTGACGATAAATATGGCGCGGACTTTCTGCTGAACCACCGGATGGAGAAATTCAACCTATATTTCGGTGCTAACTACAATGATGGAGCCTATCCGGGTTCGGTAACATTGGAAAACCGGACAACGGTCGGCGACACCACTTCGTATATCAATTCGAGCGGTGACATGCGCTGGCACAGGCAATTTTACGGACTGAGAGGTGGCATCGATATATATCTGAGCCCAGGTGATGTATTGAATTTAGCGGGGCGATACGGCGGAAGGGACAGCGAGAATACCGCTGAGCGGGATTATGATGAGTGGACCGTACCCGGGGACACGCATAATCTTTACACAAGCGAAGCAGGATCGAAGCGCGGCGGCAACTACTACTCTTTGAATACCGATTACACACACACCTTTGGTGTCAAGGAACACAGTCTCAATGGACATGTGATGCTCAGCAGGCGGAGCGGGGATGAAGAATCAAGTACCGAGCTCTTTGACGAGAATGGTATCATAACTTATGGTGTTATCACAAGAGAAAAAGGTCCTTCGAACCGGCTGCGGGCGAATCTTGATTATGCCTTTCCCTTCTTGCAGACGAATCTGTTGGAAGCAGGATATCAAGCTAGTATTGATGGTACGACTGACAGTACCGAAATGTTCGAGTACGATACTATCACCGGTGAATACGAATTCAGACCGCAGTTCAGCCACACAATAGAGTACGATGACAGGATTCATTCACTATATGGTCTGTATAGAGGCGAGTGGGGTGATTTCGGTTATCAGGCTGGTCTGCGCGGCGAATATACGTACCGGCTCATCGAGTTGCTTGGCGAAGACGAGAGCTTTACTATAGACCGGTGGGATTACTTCCCGACCGCTCATCTTTCTTATCAATTCCCGGGCGAGCATGAGGTGATGGCAAGCTACACGCGCAGAATCGACCGTCCACGGGGTTGGGACCTCGAGCCATTCGAAACGTGGATGGATGCTTATAATGTGCGTGTCGGTAATCCGGCGTTGAAGCCCGAATACATCAATTCATATGAACTTGGTTACCAGAAGCATTTCGGCCGCAATTTCCTTTCGCTGGAAGGCTATTATCGGGAGACCGAGAACAAGATCGAGCGCGTCCGGTCCGTTTATGACGAAAATGTAATACTACATTCGGTCGAGAACGTGGGGACAGATTATTCGTTCGGGGCCGAAGCAATGCTCGATTGGGATCTGTTCAAGTGGTTGAACCTCAGCCTTACTGGTGATATCTATGACTACCGCATAGAAGGAACGTTGTACGGTGAAGATTTCTCGCGAGGGAGTTTCAACTGGAACACCAGGATCAATACAATCTTCAGGATCACGGGCTCGACGCGGCTGCAGCTGAACACTATTTACTACAGTCCTTCGGTTTCTTCTCAAGGACGGCGTGAAGGATTTTTTGCCACGAATGCCGCGATCAGACAGGATCTCTGGAACAAAAAACTTTCCGCGACGCTGCAATTGCGGAATATTTTCAGCAGTGCCAGGCACAAATTCACGAGTGAAGGCAGCGATTTTTACTCCTACACCGAATTTTCCCGCAAATCGCCGATGGTGATGTTCACGCTTACTTTCAATTTCAACCGCTACCGTCCCGAGCGTGACCGTGGCGAAGAGCAGGAAGATTTTGAAGAAGAGGAAATCTTCTAG
- a CDS encoding aldehyde dehydrogenase family protein: MNEVYRTPGLDIDKIVADAVNAAEAFRRYNQEQTDRIVEAVFRAGFNNRIRLAKLTYEETKLGKWEDKVIKNVIATHYVYQDIKDMKTVGVISEDKEQGVVEVAEPVGPIFAVTPITNPSSTVMFKILIAMKSRNPIIIRPHGAARKCSVEACRLLYEAALDAGAPENCVQWIKTSTREEVLELMSHHRINLILATGSVELVRAAQKSGNPAIGIGPGNVPVYIGRSADVPFAVEQIVLSKTFDHGTVCASEQAVVANCDNVDEVVREFKKRKAYFLSEDEIRRLEPVAFNNETKVMKVEVIGQSAATIAEMAGIKVPRDTSILIAPLEEVGIQSPLSLEILAPILAFYVADTFDQAIELCRRINRYGGLGHTASIFSNDEEKIEYFSSAINAGRILVNTPASQGALGGTYNRLRPSLMLACGTRGKNITTDNISVRHLLNIHRIARRNVCPYIEGDFVHNFLDENLDWDGIKDKLGNNQGPC; this comes from the coding sequence ATGAATGAAGTCTACCGCACGCCAGGGCTGGATATAGATAAGATCGTTGCCGACGCCGTGAATGCGGCCGAAGCATTTCGTCGTTACAACCAGGAACAGACCGACCGCATCGTCGAAGCAGTATTTAGGGCCGGCTTTAATAACCGTATCCGGTTAGCCAAACTCACATACGAGGAGACCAAACTGGGCAAGTGGGAAGATAAGGTTATCAAGAACGTCATTGCTACACATTATGTGTATCAAGATATCAAGGATATGAAGACGGTTGGCGTCATCAGTGAGGATAAGGAGCAGGGAGTTGTGGAAGTTGCCGAACCGGTGGGTCCGATCTTTGCCGTGACACCCATCACTAACCCGAGTTCAACTGTGATGTTCAAGATCTTGATCGCGATGAAATCGAGAAATCCGATCATTATCAGGCCCCATGGTGCAGCAAGGAAATGCTCGGTGGAGGCGTGCCGCCTTCTCTACGAGGCGGCGCTCGACGCCGGCGCTCCGGAAAACTGTGTGCAGTGGATAAAGACATCGACCCGTGAAGAAGTTTTGGAGTTGATGTCTCACCATCGCATAAATCTGATCCTGGCGACCGGTTCTGTGGAACTCGTAAGAGCCGCGCAGAAGTCCGGCAATCCCGCGATCGGTATCGGACCTGGAAATGTGCCTGTATATATTGGCAGGAGCGCGGATGTTCCTTTTGCTGTTGAGCAAATCGTCTTGTCGAAAACATTCGATCACGGTACAGTTTGCGCAAGTGAGCAGGCGGTCGTCGCAAACTGCGACAATGTCGATGAGGTAGTTCGTGAATTCAAGAAACGCAAGGCCTATTTTCTGTCGGAAGATGAGATCAGGCGGCTTGAGCCAGTGGCATTCAACAATGAAACAAAGGTCATGAAGGTAGAGGTCATCGGTCAATCTGCTGCGACGATCGCCGAAATGGCCGGGATCAAAGTACCGCGCGACACGAGCATTCTGATCGCGCCCCTTGAAGAAGTCGGCATCCAATCGCCGCTCTCACTTGAGATCCTTGCCCCAATACTTGCATTCTACGTAGCCGATACATTTGACCAGGCGATCGAACTCTGCCGGAGGATCAACCGCTATGGTGGCCTCGGGCACACGGCGAGTATATTCTCTAACGATGAAGAGAAGATAGAATATTTCTCTTCGGCCATAAATGCCGGGCGGATCCTGGTGAACACGCCGGCTTCGCAGGGAGCACTCGGCGGTACGTATAACAGGCTCAGACCTTCGCTGATGCTCGCTTGTGGAACAAGAGGTAAGAACATCACGACGGACAATATTTCGGTGAGGCACCTTCTCAACATACACCGTATTGCCAGGCGTAACGTGTGCCCGTACATAGAAGGTGATTTTGTGCACAATTTCCTCGACGAGAATCTCGATTGGGATGGCATTAAGGATAAGCTCGGCAACAACCAGGGTCCTTGCTGA
- a CDS encoding right-handed parallel beta-helix repeat-containing protein, with product MKRDSLVVGIVGLFVFTMAFATTWYVHPDSMLNSIKTALYCCAANDTVLVGPGIYNENIVWPITQGIDLVSELGRDTTIIDGDSAGSVIVFETATDSTTVIKGFTIQHGYSSEDGGGIYVNYYLASPMIIDNSIVGNHAYQDGGGIGCVYGRPLIIGNTISNNTAGHDGGGISCWKSEPTIVENVVSGNTAAHYGGGMNLFISLPVVTSNTISDNHALCGGGIFHSSGGGISVFTGNTITGNTATAYGGGIYCYEFSQAYITLNTITGNSAQKGGGIGCFWSYPIITSNTIIANNAVEGGGIDCDNSDPLITGNTIAANCSTGICFKNGSVPLINYNNIIDNAGYGLCNIDTSIMVSAEYNWWGHATGPYHANFNPGGLGDSVSDHVDFDPWLTAPVGIGEEPITKPVTEYENLSATIVSGPLRLPEGKKYRVYDIMGRVVEPSMITRGIYFIEIDEKIVQKVVKIR from the coding sequence ATGAAGAGAGATTCTTTAGTAGTTGGAATCGTAGGTTTATTTGTTTTTACCATGGCGTTCGCAACCACCTGGTACGTGCACCCTGATTCTATGCTCAATTCGATCAAAACTGCACTCTATTGTTGTGCCGCAAATGACACGGTGCTTGTCGGTCCTGGTATTTATAACGAAAACATTGTCTGGCCAATCACCCAGGGTATAGATCTGGTCAGCGAACTAGGTCGCGATACGACGATTATTGACGGAGACAGCGCCGGAAGTGTGATAGTATTCGAGACTGCAACAGATTCAACAACCGTGATCAAGGGGTTCACTATTCAGCACGGCTACTCTTCCGAGGATGGTGGAGGTATATATGTCAATTACTACCTCGCATCACCCATGATCATTGACAATTCAATAGTCGGCAATCATGCATATCAAGATGGCGGCGGTATCGGTTGTGTGTATGGTCGTCCATTGATAATCGGCAACACCATTAGCAACAACACGGCTGGTCATGATGGTGGGGGGATAAGTTGCTGGAAAAGCGAGCCGACAATCGTAGAAAATGTCGTTTCCGGGAACACGGCTGCGCATTATGGCGGCGGAATGAATCTCTTCATTAGTCTACCGGTGGTTACGAGCAATACTATCTCAGATAACCATGCGTTGTGCGGCGGTGGGATATTCCATAGCAGCGGCGGCGGGATATCTGTTTTCACCGGCAATACGATCACTGGTAATACGGCAACTGCCTACGGTGGCGGCATTTATTGCTACGAATTTTCTCAAGCCTACATCACGCTCAACACGATCACTGGCAACTCGGCGCAGAAAGGCGGTGGCATTGGCTGCTTCTGGTCATATCCGATCATCACTTCGAACACAATCATCGCTAATAATGCTGTTGAAGGCGGCGGTATCGATTGCGACAATTCGGACCCACTCATCACCGGTAACACCATTGCTGCCAATTGTAGTACCGGTATATGCTTCAAAAATGGTTCTGTCCCTCTAATCAATTATAACAACATAATAGATAACGCTGGCTACGGTTTGTGCAACATTGATACGAGTATTATGGTGAGCGCCGAATACAACTGGTGGGGACATGCTACCGGTCCGTATCATGCGAATTTCAATCCCGGTGGGCTGGGTGATTCGGTTAGCGATCATGTGGATTTCGATCCCTGGCTAACAGCGCCGGTAGGTATTGGAGAGGAACCGATCACCAAACCCGTGACGGAATACGAAAATCTCAGTGCGACGATCGTCAGCGGTCCTTTGCGATTGCCCGAGGGAAAGAAATATCGCGTCTATGACATCATGGGGAGAGTAGTGGAACCCTCTATGATAACGCGTGGCATATACTTCATAGAGATAGACGAAAAGATCGTTCAGAAGGTAGTCAAAATCAGGTAA